One window from the genome of Alkalihalobacillus sp. LMS6 encodes:
- the bcp gene encoding thioredoxin-dependent thiol peroxidase, with amino-acid sequence MDLVKKQAPDVTLPISEDQTITLSDYKGSKIVLYFYPKDMTPGCTTQACDFRDQAEQFKEHNAVVIGISPDPVHRHEKFTEKHGLSFPLLADEELTAANAYGVWQLKKNFGKEYMGVVRSTFVIDEQFNVVKEWRGVRVKDHVSEVLDYVKGMSS; translated from the coding sequence ATGGATTTAGTGAAAAAACAAGCGCCAGATGTTACATTACCAATTTCTGAGGATCAAACGATCACGTTATCTGATTATAAAGGATCAAAGATTGTTTTATATTTTTATCCAAAAGATATGACGCCTGGTTGTACAACGCAAGCGTGCGATTTTAGAGACCAAGCAGAACAATTTAAAGAACACAATGCCGTTGTAATTGGAATCAGTCCAGACCCAGTACATCGTCATGAGAAGTTTACCGAAAAGCATGGTTTATCGTTTCCTTTACTTGCAGATGAAGAATTAACTGCAGCAAACGCATACGGCGTATGGCAGTTGAAAAAGAATTTTGGAAAAGAGTATATGGGGGTTGTTCGTTCAACGTTTGTCATCGATGAACAATTTAATGTGGTAAAAGAGTGGCGTGGTGTTCGAGTGAAAGATCATGTTAGCGAAGTATTAGACTACGTGAAAG